Proteins from a single region of Mustela erminea isolate mMusErm1 chromosome X, mMusErm1.Pri, whole genome shotgun sequence:
- the LOC116583414 gene encoding centromere protein V-like protein 3, with product MGRVRNGASTQPRGRKRPGDPATACAAIPVMGARRPPFQVRVGSHAAGRKSAAARRDPARLRRKRWWRRTREAGSKGPLRSPKPPAPAVSSGEMDLGAQRERWETFRKRRGLSCEGAAKFLLDTFEYPGLVYHTGGCHCGAVRFAVWAPADLRVVDCSCRLCRKKQHRHFLVPASRFTLLLGAESIVTYRSHAHPALHSFCSRCGVQSFHASVSDPGVYGVAPHCLDAGTVRSVVIEEVDGGDWGEEAVKEPKAIQSASPE from the coding sequence ATGGGCAGAGTGAGGAACGGCGCCAGCACCCAGCCGCGGGGGCGAAAGCGTCCCGGGGATCCCGCCACCGCCTGTGCAGCCATCCCGGTCATGGGCGCCCGGCGCCCCCCTTTCCAAGTCCGCGTGGGGAGCCACGCGGCGGGAAGGAAGTCAGCGGCGGCCAGGCGGGATCCCGCAAGGTTGCGGCGGAAGCGCTGGTGGCGGCGGACCCGGGAGGCAGGCTCCAAAGGCCCGCTGCGATCCCCGAAGCCCCCGGCGCCCGCCGTGTCCTCTGGCGAGATGGACCTGGGCGCGCAGCGGGAGCGCTGGGAGACGTTCAGGAAGCGGCGGGGCCTCAGCTGCGAGGGCGCCGCCAAGTTCCTGCTGGACACCTTCGAGTACCCAGGCCTGGTGTATCACACCGGAGGCTGCCACTGCGGCGCGGTCCGCTTCGCGGTCTGGGCCCCCGCAGACCTGCGCGTGGTGGATTGCAGCTGCAGGCTGTGCAGGAAGAAGCAGCACCGACACTTCCTCGTCCCGGCCTCGCGCTTCACTCTCCTGCTGGGCGCCGAGAGCATCGTCACCTATCGATCCCACGCGCACCCGGCGCTGCACAGCTTCTGCAGCAGGTGCGGGGTGCAGAGTTTCCACGCCTCTGTCTCTGACCCCGGCGTGTATGGCGTCGCCCCGCACTGCCTGGACGCCGGCACCGTGCGCAGTGTGGTCATCGAGGAGGTCGACGGTGGCGACTGGGGGGAGGAGGCCGTGAAGGAGCCCAAGGCCATCCAGAGCGCGTCCCCCGAGTga